A stretch of Gasterosteus aculeatus chromosome 4, fGasAcu3.hap1.1, whole genome shotgun sequence DNA encodes these proteins:
- the LOC120817138 gene encoding fibulin-1-like, which translates to MALWTILLLSLCRVLNAQEFELSTVQRCCQDGRDRALAGEHCTSTPPISSPNICNITKEQCCSAAVRVGLCDKGVMMAEWQEACETPFFQGEPWEIQISKTCCDCCMLGRMTASRGSNCNFQGLLLMERCLHTARACCEKSTTVEIGPNENEIELHAVQMCCQRGRDRALLGQDCRSLFFFSSSYSCSISKGQCCSAAVSEWFCNNGMKMAKKEGTCQRLLFQGEPWETQVSKMCCDCCLLGLMTASQNSSCDFQGFLPGRQCLDSAKACCEKNTTVIKPTTNALVTESPREGLDTCRDLNCSQLCEGDGTCTCFAGYELQKDGVSCQDLNECVARTSTCLPGQTCVNTVGSYTCLKKTISCGQGYHPNPEGTSCEDVDECRTGDVCGGNICVNLVGTYRCECRIGFMFNTITTRCEDIDECARHNGGRQCSYSCSNVPGSFHCTCPSTGYKLALNERTCQDIDECALGTHNCSLHGSCFNILGGFRCLSMACPQYFQLAGHGKDTSASWNCFKVCRPQDAACYYYPINLISYISVSLPAFGAISSPKEIASLQTSAAANYAHLPGGTDVFFNILAADDQSSFDVIKRSYKGMFVGVVRQMKSLRGPKDVVFQVAVNYVKSGVVSYRNIVIIRFFISEFWF; encoded by the exons ATGGCACTGTGGACAATACTTTTGCTTTCCTTATGCAGAGTTCTGAATGCACAAG AGTTTGAGCTTTCTACTGTACAGAGATGCTGTCAGGATGGAAGGGATCGGGCCCTTGCAGGAGAACACTGTACATCCACCCCTCCCATCTCATCTCCCAACATCTGCAA CATCACCAAGGAGCAGTGCTGCTCAGCAGCAGTAAGAGTGGGACTCTGTGACAAAGGCGTCATGATGGCCGAGTGGCAAGAGGCCTGTGAGACGCCCTTCTTCCAAGGAGAACCCTGGGAAATCCAAATCTCTAAG ACGTGCTGTGACTGCTGTATGCTCGGCCGGATGACGGCGAGCCGAGGTTCCAACTGCAACTTCCAGGGTTTGTTGTTGATGGAAAGGTGTTTGCACACAGCCAGAGCCTGCTGTGAAAAAAGTACAACGGTAGAAATCGGACCAAATGAAAATG AGATTGAGCTTCATGCTGTACAGATGTGCTGTCAGCGTGGAAGGGATCGGGCCCTTTTAGGACAAGACTGTAgatccctcttcttcttctcctcgtcctACAGTTGCAG TATCTCCAAGGGGCAGTGCTGTTCAGCAGCAGTATCAGAGTGGTTCTGCAATAACGGCATGAAGATGGCCAAGAAGGAAGGGACCTGCCAGAGACTCTTGTTCCAAGGAGAGCCCTGGGAAACCCAAGTGTCTAAG ATGTGCTGTGACTGCTGTTTGCTCGGCCTGATGACAGCGAGCCAGAATTCCAGCTGTGATTTCCAGGGTTTCTTACCTGGGAGACAGTGTTTGGACTCAGCTAAAGcctgctgtgaaaaaaacacaacagtaatCAAACCGACAACAAATG CACTAGTGACAGAAAGCCCTCGGGAGGGTTTGGACACGTGTAGAG aCTTAAACTGCTCCCAGTTGTGTGAAGGTGACGGTACGTGTACGTGCTTTGCTGGTTATGAACTGCAAAAAGATGGAGTGAGTTGTCAAG ATTTGAATGAGTGTGTGGCCCGTACCAGTACATGCCTGCCTGGACAGACTTGTGTCAACACAGTGGGCTCCTACACTTGTCTAAAGAAAACAATATCCTGTGGACAAGGCTATCATCCAAATCCGGAGGGCACGTCTTGTGAAG ATGTGGACGAGTGTCGTACAGGAGATGTATGTGGCGGCAACATCTGTGTCAACCTGGTGGGAACGTACCGCTGTGAATGCAGAATTGGCTTCATGTTTAACACTATTACCACACGGTGTGAAG ATATCGATGAGTGCGCTCGGCATAATGGAGGTCGTCAGTGTTCCTACAGTTGCTCCAACGTCCCAGGCAGTTTCCACTGTACCTGCCCATCCACAGGctacaaactggcactaaatgAACGCACGTGCCAAG ACATTGATGAATGTGCACTAGGGACACATAACTGTTCTTTGCATGGAAGCTGCTTCAACATCCTGGGAGGATTCCGGTGTCTGTCCATGGCATGTCCTCAATACTTCCAGCTAGCAGGGCACGG AAAAGATACATCGGCCAGTTGGAATTGTTTTAAGGTCTGCCGTCCTCAGGATGCTGCCTGCTATTACTATCCCATCAACTTAATAAGCTACATCTCCGTCTCCTTGCCAGCCTTCGGAGCCATCAGTTCACCAAAAG AAATTGCTTCCTTGCAAACATCTGCAGCGGCTAACTATGCTCATCTACCCGGTGGCACAGATGTTTTCTTTAACATCCTGGCTGCAGACGACCAGTCCTCTTTTGATGTGATAAAGCGTTCCTACAAGGGCATGTTTGTTG GTGTGGTTCGTCAGATGAAATCTCTCCGTGGTCCCAAAGACGTTGTGTTCCAGGTGGCTGTGAATTATGTCAAGTCAGGGGTTGTTTCTTATCGCAACATTGTCATCATCCGTTTCTTCATCTCTGAGTTCTGGTTCTGA
- the LOC120817139 gene encoding fibulin-1-like has protein sequence MSRWTILLLSLCRVLNGQEIELSTVQRCCRDGRDRALAGQHCTSTPPISSPNICNITKAQCCSAAVRDGLCDKGVKMAEWQEACETPFFQGEPWEIQISKTCCDCCALGLITASRGSSCNFQGLLLLETCLHTARGCCEKSTKAETKPTQNEVELRVMQKCCQDGRDQALLGQDCTTVSFFSSSYTCSITKGQCCSAAVGEWFCDNGMKMAKKEGTCDGVLPNGEPWETQMSKMCCDCCLLGLMKASQNSSCDFQGFLPGRQCLDSAKACCEKNTTVIKPTTNASVTESPQVSSTTMSQEGLKTCRDLNCSQLCEGNGTCGCFAGYKLQKDGVNCQGQSAVTIGFVQLDLGALPLAEFQ, from the exons ATGTCACGGTGGACAATACTTTTGTTGTCTTTATGCAGAGTTCTGAATGGACAAG AGATTGAGCTTTCTACTGTACAGAGGTGCTGCCGGGATGGAAGGGATCGGGCTCTTGCAGGACAACACTGTACATCCACCCCTCCCATCTCATCTCCCAACATCTGCAA CATCACCAAGGCGCAGTGCTGCTCAGCAGCAGTAAGAGACGGACTCTGTGACAAAGGCGTCAAGATGGCCGAGTGGCAAGAGGCCTGTGAGACGCCCTTCTTCCAAGGAGAACCTTGGGAAATCCAAATCTCTAAG ACGTGCTGTGACTGCTGTGCGCTCGGCCTGATAACAGCGAGCCGAGGTTCCAGCTGCAACTTCCAGGGTTTGTTGCTGCTGGAAACGTGTTTGCACACAGCCAGAGGCTGCtgtgaaaaaagtacaaaagcagAAACCAAACCAACTCAAAATG AGGTTGAGCTTCGTGTCATGCAAAAGTGCTGTCAGGATGGGAGGGATCAGGCCCTTTTAGGACAAGACTGTACAAccgtctccttcttctcctcatcctACACTTGCAG CATCACCAAGGGGCAGTGCTGTTCAGCAGCAGTAGGAGAATGGTTCTGTGACAACGGCATGAAGATGGCCAAGAAGGAAGGGACGTGTGACGGAGTCTTACCCAACGGAGAGCCCTGGGAAACCCAGATGTCTAAG ATGTGCTGTGACTGCTGTTTGCTCGGCCTGATGAAAGCGAGCCAGAATTCCAGCTGTGATTTCCAGGGTTTCTTACCTGGGAGACAGTGTTTGGACTCAGCTAAAGcctgctgtgaaaaaaacacaacagtaatcaaaccaacaacaaaTG CATCAGTGACAGAAAGCCCTCAGGTCAGCAGTACCACCATGTCTCAGGAGGGGTTAAAGACCTGTAGAG aCTTAAACTGCTCCCAGTTGTGTGAAGGTAACGGTACGTGTGGGTGCTTTGCTGGTTATAAACTGCAAAAAGATGGAGTGAATTGTCAAG GCCAGAGCGCAGTGACCATTGGCTTTGTCCAATTAGACCTCGGTGCTCTTCCTCTTGCTGAGTTTCAGTGA